A genomic region of Papaver somniferum cultivar HN1 chromosome 7, ASM357369v1, whole genome shotgun sequence contains the following coding sequences:
- the LOC113299431 gene encoding trafficking protein particle complex subunit 6B-like codes for MVKEVAESCVESVMMEMVSAYCNRFYANKPELAARRIEAIGYQVGHQLSERYTMERPRFTDHLDAIKFICKDFWSELFKKQIDNLKTNHRGTFVLQDNRFRWLTRMSIDPVPVIVTDSSQDPSSVGTTESKAEQATSMHLYFPCGLIRGALSNLGIPCAVSADMSNLPACSFVIRIKV; via the exons ATGGTGAAGGAAGTAGCAGAGAGTTGTGTCGAGAgcgtaatgatggagatggtatCTGCTTACTGCAATCGTTTCTATGCTAATAAACCTGAACTCGCTGCTCGTAGAATCGAAGCTATTGGTTACCAAGTTGGTCACCAGCTCTCTGAaag GTATACCATGGAAAGACCTAGATTCACTGATCATTTAGATGCAATCAAGTTTATATGTAAGGATTTCTGGTCTGAGCTTTTCAAGAAACAGATCGACAACTTGAAGACCAATCATAGA GGTACTTTTGTGTTGCAAGATAATAGGTTTAGGTGGCTCACGCGCATGTCGATTGATCCTGTGCCCGTAATCGTTACGGATTCTTCTCAAGATCCTTCTTCCGTGGGCACAACTGAGAGTAAGGCAGAACAAGCTACGAGTATGCATCTCTACTTTCCATGTGGGTTGATAAGGGGAGCGCTTTCGAATTTGGGAATTCCTTGTGCAGTTTCTGCAGACATGTCTAATCTTCCTGCAT gtTCATTTGTCATCCGTATAAAGGTGTAG